GCAGGCCACGTCGCTCTCCTCCCAGCCCGGCTGCGCGGGCGCGTCAGGCAAATGTAGCGCGCTGACCGGATGGCCGCGGCCGCCGCGCCAGTGGTGCGGGTTGAATGGGTCGGGAACGGCCTGCGGCAGCAGCCTGCGCCAGCCTTCGCGCAGCGCGTGGCGCGCCGGGGCGTCGGCAAAAGCGTCGGGGGCGAAATCATCGGTTTTTGTGGACGGGATAAAACAGTAGCTGCCGCGCCAGGCGGCGTGTAGTTCGGTGCGCCAGTACCAGGCATCGGTGCCCGGCAGACGCGTAAGCGACTGCGGCGCGGAGGGCTTGTGGTGATCGGTGATGCCGGTGATGTAAATCCACACGCGTTTTATATCAGACGTAGTTTCATCGCCTGCCGAATCGCGCCACCAGAAGGTCACGTGACAGGTTCCCGGCGCGGCACTGGCTATCTCCGGAATGCCCTGCGCCTGTTTCGCCTGCCACCAGGCCTCACTTCCCGCCGCATGCTCCGCCACCGTTCAGCTCCTTGTCAGTAATGTTAAATATCATGGGTTTACGTGAACCCGGATAATTTGATGATAATATTATTGATAATTATTTGCATTTGCAATAGCGTATTGACGCGCTGTGGGAAGCGCGTCTTTCACTCAAAACCTTAAACCGACCAGGCGTTTGCGTGCTGCCGCTCCGGGATGAGCGGGTTACGCGCAAGGCGGCTCTGGCCTATTCCATGCTGCGCCCTGCCCCACTGGGGAAGGACTTCCGGGCCGCAGCAGAGACAGCAGGATACAAAATGAATAAAAAGCTCCCCCTCTCTCTGGCGATGCTGATTAATTTGGGAATGTATGGCGCTGCGCTGCCCGCATGGGCGCAGGACAGCACCGCCCCGGTAGATGGCAAAGCAACCGACGGCGATGACACCATTGTCGTCACCGCCGCACAACAAAACCTTCAGGCCCCCGGCGTCTCGACCATTACCGCCGATGAAATCCGCAAAAACCCGCCCGCGCGCGATGTGTCGGAAATCATCCGCACCATGCCGGGCGTCAACCTGACCGGCAACTCCACCAGCGGCCAGCGCGGCAACAACCGCCAGATCGATATCCGCGGGATGGGCCCGGAAAACACGCTGATCCTGATTGACGGCAAGCCCGTCAGCAGCCGTAACTCGGTGCGTCAGGGCTGGCGCGGCGAGCGCGACAGCCGCGGCGATACCGCCTGGGTGCCGCCGGAGATGATCGAGCGCATCGAGGTGCTGCGCGGCCCCGCTGCCGCACGCTACGGCAACGGCGCGGCGGGCGGCGTGGTGAATATCATCACCAAACGCAGCAGCAACGAATGGCACGGCAGCTGGAACAGCTACTTCGATGTGCCGGAACATAAAGCCGAAGGCGCGACCAAACGCACCAACTTCAGCCTCACCGGGCCACTTGGCGACAGCGTCAGTTTCCGCCTGTATGGCAACCTGGCGAAAACCCAGGCCGACGCGCAGGACATCAACGCCGGGCATGAATCACTGCGCACCGGCAGCTACGCCGATACCCTGCCCGCCGGGCGCGAAGGGGTGGTGAACAAAGATATTAACGGCCAGGTACGCTGGGAATTCGCGCCGATGCAGGCGCTGGAGTTTGAAGCGGGCTACAGCCGCCAGGGCAACCTTTACGCGGGCGACACCCAGAACACCAACAACGACAACAAAACCAACGGACTGGTGAAAAAATACTACGGCAAGGAAACGAACCGTCTCTATCGCCAGAACTACGCGGTCACTTGGACCGGCGGCTGGGATAACGGCGTGACCACCAACACGTATGCCCAGTATGAACACACGCGCAACTCGCGTCTCGGCGAAGGGCTGACGGGCGGCCTGGAAGGGCTGTTTAACAGCGAGAAATTCTCCGATATCAACCTGAGCGACGTGCTGCTGCACAGCGAAGTGAGCATTCCCTTCGACTGGCTGGTGAACCAGAACCTGACGCTCGGCACCGAGTGGAATCAGCAGCGCATGAAGGATGGCACCTCCACCGCGCAGGCGTTGACCGGCTCCACCAGCGGCGGCGCTATCCCTGGCGTCGATTCCACCAACCGCAGCCCGTATGCCAAAGCGGAGATCTTCTCGCTGTTCGCAGAAGACAATATGCAGCTCACCGACAGCACCACGCTGACCCCGTCGCTGCGCTTCGATCACCATACCATCGTTGGCAACAACTGGAGCCCGGCGCTGAACCTGACGCAGGCGCTGACCGACGCGGTAACGCTGAAAATGGGCATCGCGCGCGCCTACAAAGCGCCGAGCCTCTATCAGACCAACGATAACTACATTCTCTACAGCCGCGGCCAGGGCTGCTACGCCAGCGCCACCAATACTGGCTGCTATCTGATGGGTAATGAAGATCTGAAGGCAGAGACCAGCGTCAACAAAGAGATTGGTCTTGAGTATAAGCAGGATGGTTATCAGGCGGGCCTGACCTGGTTCCGTAACGACTACCACGACAAAATTGAAGCTGGCTATACCCGCGTCACAGCCGTCAGCAATAAAACGGATCTCTACCAGTGGGAAAACGTGCCGAAAGCCGTGGTTGAAGGGCTTGAGGGCACGCTGAACCTGCCGGTCACCGACACCGTTCAGTGGAGCAACAACCTGACCTGGATGTTGCAGAGTAAGAACAAAACCACCGGCGATCGGTTGTCGATCATCCCGGAGTTTACGCTCAACTCAACGCTGAGCTGGCAGGTGCGAGACGATCTGTCGCTGCAAAGCACGCTCACCTGGTATGGCCGTCAGAAGCCGAAGATGTACAACTATAAGGGCCAACGCGTGACCGACAGCGGCACCAATGAAGTCAGCCCTTACAGCATCGTCGGCCTCAGCGGCACCTGGGACGTGACCAAAAACGTGAGCCTGACGGCGGGTGTCGATAACGTCTTTGACAAGCGCCACTGGCGCGCGGGCAACGCCCAGACCACCGGTAACGCCACCACCAACGCCTGGATGTATGGCGCGGGGGCGGAAACTTATAACGAATCGGGCCGTACCTGGTTCATGGGCATCAACACGCATTTCTGATAATGACGACGGCGGGCAGCGATGCCCGCCTTTTTCCGATGCAGACCACCCTCACTTCATTCACCTTCGCCGGCCACACGCTCTGGCGCGTTGATTTCGCTTCCGACACTTTCACACCTGCCGATCTGCTGTGGCTGCCGCACCACGCCATGCTGGCGAATGCTGTCGCGCGGCGTCAGGCTGAGCATCTGGCGGGCCGTATCGCTGCCGTCGCCGCACTGCGCGCGGCTGGCGCGCCATTCTCCCCGCCCGGCATCGGTGCGCACCGCGAACCGCGCTGGCCCGCTGGGTTTACCGGCAGCATTACGCACACCGGCCACCGCGCCTGGGCTGCGGTTATTACCACGCCGGGTGGCATCGGGATTGACGCTGAAAATCTGATGGACGCCCAGACGGCGCGCGAGCTGGCACCCGGCATTATCGACAACGAAGAACGCGCGCTGCTGGCCCGCACACCGCTGCCTTTCGCCTGCGCCCTGACGCTGGCGTTTTCCGCTAAAGAGAGCCTTTTTAAAGCGCTGTTCCCGCAGGTGGGCGACTGGTTCGGTTTTGATTGCGCGAAAGTCGTCGCGCTGGACGACCAGCAATTAACGCTGCGCCTCGCCTGCCCGCTCGGGCCGTTCACGCAAGCGCAATGCTTTACGCTGCACTGGCGTCAGGAGGCGCAGCAGATCCTCACGCTTGTGAACGCGCCCGGAAGTGGCTGAGCGGCTGTTTCTGTACGCCATCGGCGGTAAAATTCTCCGGCGACAGCCAGGCGCGCAGCGCGGCATCCGCCTGCGGCCATTCGCTATCAAGCAGTGAAAACCACTCGGAATCGCGGTTGCGGCCTTTACGCACCATCATCTGACGCAGTCGCCCTTCATACGTGAAGCCGAGCCTTTCGGCGGCGCGGCGCGAGGCGGTGTTCATCGAATCGCACTTCCACTCCACGCGGCGGAAACCGTGCTCAAAGGCGTCGCGCATCAACAGCCACAGCGCCTCGGTGCCGGTGACGCGGTTTTTCATGCGCGGCGACCAGGTCACGTGGCCTATCTCCAGCACGCCGTTTGCTTTATCAATACGCATAAAGCAGACCAGCCCGACCGCCTCGCCGCGCGCGTTATCCATCACCGCGAAAGGCACCAGCGACGGATCCATCACTTTTTGCGTCACCCACTCATGGCACTGCGCGAGCGTGTCGGGACGATCGCTTGCAAGCCACGTCCAGTCGCGATCGTCCGGCGCGTCCTGATATGCCGCCAGCAGCGCGGCGGCGTGCGCGTCGGCATTCAGCGGTGCCAGCGTGCAGTAGCGCCCGGCAAGCGTTGTGCGCTCAGGCATCCGTGCGCCTTTCCAGTCCGGCACTGGCGCGCCGACCTGCTGATCGTAATGGTTGAAATAAGCCACAAGCACTCCTCCTGATGGTTGTTAATAAAAAGTTATATCAGGAGTGAAACCAGGAAGATAGCGATTACGCTGCGGGAAAACCGCCCGCCGGAACTCGGTTTTATCTGAGCGTTTTCACCGCAACTGGATGATTTCGCATGACTATACTTGGAGCAAACACTTTACTGATAAGCGAGCTGCCAATGCCCCTTAAACCGTTTGCCTCTTCCGAACCCTACACTCTGGGCGTTGAACTGGAGCTTCAGGTGGTCAGCCCGCCCGGTTTTAATTTAAGCCAGGATTCCTCGACGCTGATTAGCGCGCTGGAGAGCCGCGTCACGGCGGGTGAAGTGAAGCACGATATCACCGAAAGCATGCTGGAAATTGCGACCGGCGTCTGCCGTGATATCAATCAGGTGGCGGCCGAATTCGCCGCCATGCAGCGTGAGATCCTGGCCTGCGCCCAGCAATATCATCTGATGATAAGCGGCGGCGGCACGCATCCGTTTCAGAAATGGCAGCGCCAGGAAGTCTGCGCCAGCGAACGTTACGCCCGCACGCTGGAGCTGTTCGGCTATCTCATCAAGCAGGCCACCGTCTTTGGCCAGCATGTGCATGTGGGCTGCCGCAACGGGGAAGAGGTGATGTATCTGCTGCACGGGCTGTCGCGCTTTGTGCCGCATTTTGTGGCGCTGTCGGCGTCTTCGCCATATATGCAGGGCGCAGATACCGGGTTTGCCTCCTCAAGACTCAATATTTTCTCGGCCTTCCCGGATAACGGCCCGGCCCCGTTTGCCGCCGACTGGACGCAGTTCGAGAACATGTACGCGCGCCTGGAAAGCACGAAGGTCGTGGAGTCGATTAAAGATTTGCACTGGGATATTCGCCCGAGCCCCGGCTTTGGCACCGTGGAAGTGCGCGTAATGGATACGCCATTAACGCTGGAGCGCGCCATTAATATCGCCGGATTTATTCAGGCGATTTCCCACTGGCTGCTGGAAGAACGTCCTTATAAACATAAGGCTGAGGATTACCTGATTTACCGGTTTAACCGTTTTCAGGCCTGCCGTTATGGGCTGGAGGGTACGCTGACGGATGTTAGCACTGGCGAGCAGCGCACTATTGGCGAGGATATTCTGCGCCTGCTTGATAAACTTGAGCGCTATGCCCGCCCGCTGAACGCCAGCAGCGCGCTGGAGGCGATTCACCGCTACGTGAAAAATAACGACAGCGACGTGCATCGCATTCGTGAATTTACCGCCGACGGCGGCTCGCTCTCCGAGCTGGTGCGCCTGAACGGTGAAATCTGGGCTGCCTGAAAGGCGCGTTATTCCTGAGCGGCTCCTGACTGGTTAAAGAAATTTACCTTAAATAAGGAGCCGCCTGCTCGTAAAAGCCAGCCATTCACCGCTGGCTTTTCGTTTTTCTGAAAACACCAGCTAGCTCTTTTTATTCAGAATCATCAAAGCAACACATAATAATTCGTCTGCAACCCTGTTGTAACAGGCTAACCGGTTCGCAGTAATTAGTAATGAAAAGTAATGACACCGCCACGCGCAAACAGCTACAAAATATAGTGGTTTTGCAGGAAGAACCTGTCCATTACTTGATTAATACCGGTTAACCCTCTACCATCCGCAGCCACCTGAATACAGGTTTTAAGCCGCCCCACCCGCGGCTTTTTTATTTTTTGTCGTGCAGTCATCTTTGACGGGATATCGCGCTCTGACGGCGCAGTAATTATAACACTCCGCAACTAATGATAGTTGACTTAACACAGCCTCTGATATGCTCCGGGAGAGCGAAACATGGAATATAGTTTCGGCGCGAAATGTTTTATTCTTTCGCAAATAAGCGTCTTTGTTATTTCTGTGTGCGCGTTATTTAATGACGCGCTGTGAAAAATAACAGAACGGCCTGTAACGGATTAATACCCCCTGCCAGAAGGATTTGGCACCTTTCCATTGTCCGTCGGTTTCATCCAGCAACTCAAAAGAGGCATAACGCCTCTTTTGGGCCTACAACGCCTTAAGCGTCGTTTTTTCCGTTTCAGTATCGTAACTGCCGCTGACCACCAGACCGACCGGCTCCGGCTGCCAGTAAAGCAAGGCGGCAATCTCAAACAGCAGCGTCGTACCCGGCGTGGACTGCCGCTTCGGGCGCACCACCAGCGATGCGGAAATAATCCGCGGTTCAAAGCGCAACAACGCGTTGCGGATCGCCTGTTCCACCGCAGCCCAGCTTTGCGGCGTGGCGTATTTCCCGGAAAGCGGCGCCAGACCGTGGTTAATCACCGAGTTGACCACAGCGGGATGCCGAACAGGGTCGATAAGCGTCTCAATATTAGTGTTGTTGAGCAACACGTCGATATCGCGTAACACCTGTTTCGCGCCGTTACGGCAGGCTTGCAAAGCCTGGGCATAATGCGTAAGCCCTTGCGAAACCGTCTCACGCTGGTGCGCAGACAGGTTTTTTAGTGCGGTAATAACACGCTCATTGCCATACTGGTTGATCTTCGCCACCGTCGTTTTCCCTTGCGCAGTAA
The genomic region above belongs to Cronobacter malonaticus LMG 23826 and contains:
- a CDS encoding TonB-dependent siderophore receptor; the encoded protein is MNKKLPLSLAMLINLGMYGAALPAWAQDSTAPVDGKATDGDDTIVVTAAQQNLQAPGVSTITADEIRKNPPARDVSEIIRTMPGVNLTGNSTSGQRGNNRQIDIRGMGPENTLILIDGKPVSSRNSVRQGWRGERDSRGDTAWVPPEMIERIEVLRGPAAARYGNGAAGGVVNIITKRSSNEWHGSWNSYFDVPEHKAEGATKRTNFSLTGPLGDSVSFRLYGNLAKTQADAQDINAGHESLRTGSYADTLPAGREGVVNKDINGQVRWEFAPMQALEFEAGYSRQGNLYAGDTQNTNNDNKTNGLVKKYYGKETNRLYRQNYAVTWTGGWDNGVTTNTYAQYEHTRNSRLGEGLTGGLEGLFNSEKFSDINLSDVLLHSEVSIPFDWLVNQNLTLGTEWNQQRMKDGTSTAQALTGSTSGGAIPGVDSTNRSPYAKAEIFSLFAEDNMQLTDSTTLTPSLRFDHHTIVGNNWSPALNLTQALTDAVTLKMGIARAYKAPSLYQTNDNYILYSRGQGCYASATNTGCYLMGNEDLKAETSVNKEIGLEYKQDGYQAGLTWFRNDYHDKIEAGYTRVTAVSNKTDLYQWENVPKAVVEGLEGTLNLPVTDTVQWSNNLTWMLQSKNKTTGDRLSIIPEFTLNSTLSWQVRDDLSLQSTLTWYGRQKPKMYNYKGQRVTDSGTNEVSPYSIVGLSGTWDVTKNVSLTAGVDNVFDKRHWRAGNAQTTGNATTNAWMYGAGAETYNESGRTWFMGINTHF
- the entD gene encoding enterobactin synthase subunit EntD; protein product: MQTTLTSFTFAGHTLWRVDFASDTFTPADLLWLPHHAMLANAVARRQAEHLAGRIAAVAALRAAGAPFSPPGIGAHREPRWPAGFTGSITHTGHRAWAAVITTPGGIGIDAENLMDAQTARELAPGIIDNEERALLARTPLPFACALTLAFSAKESLFKALFPQVGDWFGFDCAKVVALDDQQLTLRLACPLGPFTQAQCFTLHWRQEAQQILTLVNAPGSG
- a CDS encoding GNAT family N-acetyltransferase; protein product: MAYFNHYDQQVGAPVPDWKGARMPERTTLAGRYCTLAPLNADAHAAALLAAYQDAPDDRDWTWLASDRPDTLAQCHEWVTQKVMDPSLVPFAVMDNARGEAVGLVCFMRIDKANGVLEIGHVTWSPRMKNRVTGTEALWLLMRDAFEHGFRRVEWKCDSMNTASRRAAERLGFTYEGRLRQMMVRKGRNRDSEWFSLLDSEWPQADAALRAWLSPENFTADGVQKQPLSHFRARSQA
- a CDS encoding YbdK family carboxylate-amine ligase, translating into MPLKPFASSEPYTLGVELELQVVSPPGFNLSQDSSTLISALESRVTAGEVKHDITESMLEIATGVCRDINQVAAEFAAMQREILACAQQYHLMISGGGTHPFQKWQRQEVCASERYARTLELFGYLIKQATVFGQHVHVGCRNGEEVMYLLHGLSRFVPHFVALSASSPYMQGADTGFASSRLNIFSAFPDNGPAPFAADWTQFENMYARLESTKVVESIKDLHWDIRPSPGFGTVEVRVMDTPLTLERAINIAGFIQAISHWLLEERPYKHKAEDYLIYRFNRFQACRYGLEGTLTDVSTGEQRTIGEDILRLLDKLERYARPLNASSALEAIHRYVKNNDSDVHRIREFTADGGSLSELVRLNGEIWAA
- a CDS encoding GPW/gp25 family protein — its product is MSIEPQLVENIRVASRLMVRELGFKNQTLAATDYSPSVVHTLLEAEHCGTITAAHLVQVLGLEKSSVSRMLAKLVMAGELQETGSADDARSKLLRLTAQGKTTVAKINQYGNERVITALKNLSAHQRETVSQGLTHYAQALQACRNGAKQVLRDIDVLLNNTNIETLIDPVRHPAVVNSVINHGLAPLSGKYATPQSWAAVEQAIRNALLRFEPRIISASLVVRPKRQSTPGTTLLFEIAALLYWQPEPVGLVVSGSYDTETEKTTLKAL